In one window of Aphidius gifuensis isolate YNYX2018 linkage group LG4, ASM1490517v1, whole genome shotgun sequence DNA:
- the LOC122854516 gene encoding uncharacterized protein LOC122854516: MANFIILCLVVVMVYNCGSIPTHPIHSQNPHLNGVHHGHGAVSYQNVQVQHHHSVPIPNNLQVDDGETFNHIEHDVLITKDSYGENDFDHINIHDPEHYESYDHQVEYEYH; encoded by the exons atggcaaATTTCATTATT TTGTGTCTTGTCGTTGTGATGGTGTATAATTGTGGATCAATACCAACTCACCCAATTCACTCACAAAATCCTCATTTAAATGGAGTTCATCATGGACATGGAGCTGTGAGCTATCAAAATGTTCAAGTACAACATCATCATTCTGTACCAATACCCAATAATCTTCAGGTTGATGATGGAGAAACTTTTAATCATATTGAACATGATGTTTTAATTACAAAAg ATTCATAtggtgaaaatgattttgatcatattaatattcatgatCCAGAACATTATGAAAGTTATGATCATCAAGTGGAGTATGAGTatcactaa
- the LOC122854517 gene encoding proline-rich extensin-like protein EPR1, translating into MRRLVLSLVWLALVESITVKVPEKNQAMPETTKVKRYLNHGIIPTTPPCPTPYYQHYDMPKLPTPYLPPVYGPPKPVYGPPKPVYGPPAQSPLKQYIYQSSNEYIPKPSLEWMKPQVTIPVYNQQQYKHETIQVQPMIKEQNNYWQMPQTQHAYAPNYHVPMYLPTQKDWIKPLNYHSAQANNFNNPGIIYKDDHPKDCKPCTNNQISYQSIHQRISSPQIIHVQPTYAKPIIHQAPIRPNLHYLPTAPIVKHHEHIEPCDK; encoded by the exons atgaGACGATTG gttttaagCCTGGTATGGCTAGCATTGGTTGAATCAATAACAGTTAAAGTGCctgaaaaaaatcaagcaaTGCCTGAAACAACAAAAGttaaaagatatttaaatCATGGTATTAtaccaacaacaccaccatGTCCAACACcatattatcaacattatgATATGCCAAAATTACCAACACCATATTTACCACCAGTTTATGGACCACCAAAGCCCGTGTATGGACCACCAAAGCCAGTATATGGACCACCAGCACAAAGTCCacttaaacaatatatttatcaatcatcaaatgaatatattcCAAAGCCATCATTAGAATGGATGAAGCCTCAAGTAACAATACCTGTCtataatcaacaacaatataaacatGAAACAATTCAAGTACAACCAATGATTaaagaacaaaataattattggcaAATGCCACAAACACAACATGCATATGCACCAAATTATCATGTACCAATGTATTTACCAACACAAAAGGATTGGATTAAACCACTTAACTATCATTCTGCTcaagcaaataattttaataatcctGGAATTATTTATAAGGATGATCATCCAAAAGATTGCAAGCCATGtacaaataatcaaatatcATATCAATCAATACATCAACGTATATCATCACCTCAAATAATTCATGTACAACCAACTTATGCCAAGCCAATTATTCATCAAGCTCCAATTCGTccaaatttacattatttaccAACTGCACCAATTGTCAAACATCATGAACATATTGAACCATGCGACaagtaa
- the LOC122854519 gene encoding uncharacterized protein LOC122854519 — MKIFIIASIVAIVTAENYSSKNDTLNSATILSRYKKNAFQESHQVPQQEIKTHEVPVPVLIPYEVVKRIEVPTEQLEPYFIEKKVPFVVEKPYPVTVEKHFPVPIPKPYPVPVYRHVFHHQNKDAWKNQ; from the exons atgaaaatattt ATTATTGCATCAATTGTTGCAATTGTAACAgctgaaaattattcatctaaaAATGATACTTTAAATTCAGCAACAATTTTATcacgttataaaaaaaatgcatttcaAGAATCTCATCAGGTACCTCAACAAGAAATTAAAACACATGAAGTACCTGTTCCAGTTTTAATTCCATATGAAGTTGTTAAACGTATAGAAGTACCAACTGAACAACTTGAACcatatttcattgaaaaaaaa gtaccttttgttgttgaaaaaccATATCCAGTTACAGTTGAAAAACATTTTCCTGTGCCAATACCA aaACCATATCCTGTACCAGTTTATCGTCATGTATTTCATCATCAGAATAAAGACGCttggaaaaatcaataa